TTGGCTGCCGAGCACCGATCGGCCCTCAAAACCTCCGCTAACAGCCAAATAAGCCCTGCAGCCTTGTCTGGCATAATGAATAGCCAACTGCTCACCCTGATAGATGTTGAATGGACGCCACAATGGCATGGAAGTTCCGTCGATCTCAGCTTCCATATCAGCTCCGCATATCGCGATTACCATGTCCTTTTGCGCTGTCAGAGTCGGACCTGACAGGGTCATTTCCAATGTACTGGCATCTGCCTTGTTGCCAACAAGTATGTTGGCCGTCCGATGCGCATAAGAATCCATAGGACCTGAGGCGATAACACCGTATTTGCGAAATCCAAAACGTCCTTCATCCTGCAAGGTTGAAAGCAGTCCAGGCTTGCTAACCTCAAAGCCCATAGATTTGCTTCCTTTCCATTGACGCTTCAAACTGCTCTTCCGTAATAGCGACAAATCGCACGAGATTCCCGGCCTTCAGCAAAGATGGCGGGTCATCCTGGGGTCGAAATAGATCAAGCGGCGTACGGCCGATCAAGTTCCAGCCCCCTGGCGTTTCAAAAGGGTATATGCCTGTTTGTTTGCCGCCAATGCCCACTGATCCCGCAGGTATCCGGATTCTTGGCTGCGATTTCCGCGGCGTCGCAAGCCTCTCATCCAATCCGCCTAAATACGGAAAGCCTGGCGCAAAGCCGATCATGAAGACAGGATAAGTCCGCGAAGTATGTAGATGAATAATTGCCTCCTGCGATAGTTGGTGAAAAGCTGCAACAGCTGCAAGATCAGGACCGTGCTGCTCACTATAACAAACAGGTATATTTATAATTTCCTCAGTTTTGTGTGTAGATGTCTCATTCTCATATTCAAAACTCATCAACAACCGGTCGATATGTTGGCAAACAATGTCGTAGGGGAGCTCTGTTTCCGCTATTTTGGCGCGCAGCGCGCCCCTTACTGCCTTGCCAGCCAGATTCTGCTCGTAGATCAGCAAGCTGTCATAATAGATTGTAATTGTTGTATAAGCGGTAACGAGCTCGATAAAGCCAGTAAATCGGTTGTTTTCTATATGGACCGCCAGCCGGCTAATTCGCTCCAGTTGGGCTACGTCGATGCTTGTCCCTAGTTGAATCACAAGGGCTGAATCGCCAAGCGGCTGATAGTTATAACGATCAGAGTGCATTGATTTAGGCAAAGTTCTGCTTTTTCAGCCAGTTTGCACATGTTTCCGGCCATTGATAAGCCTCTGTATGATCTTCAGCCAAGCCAATCCCATGACGCCCGCTCTCGTACACATGGAGGTCAAAAGGAACTTTGTTCCGGCTAAGCGCCGCAGCAAATAACAAACTGTTTTCTACAGGAACAGCCGCGTCGTCGGCTGTGTGCCAGAGGAACGTAGGCGGCGTATCTTTGGTAATTTGTTGATCATTGGATAACAGCGTTACCAGCTCAGGATCTGGTGTTTGTCCCAAAAGGTTATGCATCGAACCCACATGGGCAAACTCTCCGTCGAACGTAATTACTGGATAACATAGTACCATCGCATCTGGTCGACTGCTGTGTCTATCAATTGGATCCTCTGACATTTCATTTCCCGCATCATAATGGGTACCTGCCGAGGAAGCAAGATGACCGCCTGCGGAGAAGCCGAGAATACCGATTCGGTTCGGATCTATGCCCCATTCTCCGGCATGGTGCCGCACCGTCCGGATAGCCCGCTGCGCATCTTGCAGGGGAAGCGGATGCTCGTGCGGAGCCACGCGGTAGTTGAGAACATAGGCAGCAATCCCCAGCCCATTCAGCCATTTGGCAATAGGACCCGCTTCATGCTCGGCACGCCTAGAGTAACCACCGCCAGGACATACTATAACGGCAGAGCTCAAGCCTTCTTTGGCAACAGGATATAAGGTCAAACTCGGACATCCTTGGTTCTCCTCACCGATGCTGCCTGCGGATGCTCCGGGCCATAATTCAATTGTTTCATTTCCACTCATTGTGAAACCCCCTTATTTGATTTTCGTACTAAGATAATAATATCCAATCTTAACCAAGTAGCAAAGAGTCTATTTATAATAAGGAGCTGATCTTCATGATCGTCGCTACAACGGAACAAATTGCAGGCTATGAAGTAACCGAAGTGCTCGGAAGTACATTTGGTGTCGTCGTGCGCGCCCGCGGCATTGGAGGTGACATTCTTGCCTCGTTGAAAGGTCTTGTTGGCGGGGAAGTCACCCAGTACACACAGATGGTGGAAGACGGACGTAAGCAGGCTATGGATCGATTGGTGAAAAACGCCGCCGCTATGGGCGCAGACGCCATCGTGATGATGCGTTTCGACAGTGGTGATATCGGTCAAAATATGAGTGAAATCGTTGCCTACGGCACTGCCGTCCGGACACGCAGGCTATGAATGCGATCACCCCTTTTTTACTCTTTTATGGGGCTTGGTTCGCGGGTATTGTGATTCTTTTCCTACTTGGCTATCTTATCTATGATAAACGATACAAAAACAGCGGTTCGAAAACACCGGAGAAACCGTCCAACGGATTTCTTTCGACACCTGAAGTGTTCATCGATCCCAAGGATGGCTACACGTACAGGGTCTACTACAACCCGCGGTCGGGCGACAGAGAGTATATTCGCGAAAAATAGTCACGACGACGCCATAAAGCCGTACACACTGAGCTTACGCTCTTCTGTGTACGGCTTTATTTTGATATTACACTAGTCCCAAATGACTTCCCAGTTATGATTCAAGGTAGCTTCTATCGTTCCCCGCTCCATAATGTAGCCTGCCAGCAATTCAGCGACATCTGTCGGAATATCCTTCACGACCGGTTTGTTCTGGAACATCGTATAATTGCCGCCGCCCGCGGCTCGATAATTGTTCATAACGACATCAAAAGAAGCCCCGAGATCCAGCGCTTTCCCCTCAAAATCCAATTGCACGACACGCGATCCGATGGGCCGCGAAATATTCAATTTGTACGTGATCCCTTCCCACATATCATAGTTAAAATGCTGCGGCTTAGGTTCTTTGAACTTGCTGCTGACCTGAATATCACCCGTCGATGTGAGCTCAAAATATTCGGCCGACTGCTCTAAGGCATCCTTGATGTCTTGACCGGAAATCCGAATCACTTTGAGGGTATTCGGATAAATATAGTTCGAGACGATATCTCTCATCGTAATATCCGAAGGAAATCCAGGTGAGACATTATCGAACAAGGCCGTATTGGATATGGAAGCCCCTGACAAGTCCATCTGTACGCGGTTGATGAACTCGATCAACGCATTGTCCTTCAGCCGGATCTGCATCGGATCCGTTACCCGCATATCGCCCGCAAGCTTGCCTATCGGCTGATCCAGCCATTCTTGCGTCTTCGCTTCATAGGAGCTGACCAGCTTAACAAGCTTCTGGTCCGCTTCCATGCCGACAACAGTCAGCAGCTCGGAAACCTTGCTGTCCACCTGCCAGCTGCCGTCCGGCTTTCGGGACAGTTCAAGCTGCACTTTGCCCAGGGTCACTCCCGTCGTCCCCGGCTGAACAACGATTACACCGTTAATCTTGGTTCCCGCAATGCTCCGGTGTTGATGTCCTGTAAGCAGCACATCGATTCCTTCGACTTCCATGCAGAGCTGGTAGCCTTGATTTTCACCTGTGAGTGGTTCTGTTGGTTCGCCAGTCGTCAGATCACGTTCAAAACCGCCATGATAAGAGACGACAACAACATCCACTTGTTCTTTCTCCTTGAGCACCTTCACCCAAGTTTGGGCTGCTTCAATGGCATCTATAAATCTCAGACCTTCGATATGCGCCGGATTTTCCCAATTCGGGATATAGGGTGTTGTCAGCCCCAAAATACCAACCCTAACGCCACTTTGCAATTGCTTCACGATATAAGGCTGGCCAAGGAAAGGCTCCCCGCTCTGGTCATCCAAAATTGTTGCACATAGCCAGGGGAAGTTGGATTCTTTGACTGCCTTTTGCAGGACTTCAAGTCCATAATTAAATT
Above is a genomic segment from Paenibacillus sp. HWE-109 containing:
- a CDS encoding alpha/beta hydrolase, whose protein sequence is MSGNETIELWPGASAGSIGEENQGCPSLTLYPVAKEGLSSAVIVCPGGGYSRRAEHEAGPIAKWLNGLGIAAYVLNYRVAPHEHPLPLQDAQRAIRTVRHHAGEWGIDPNRIGILGFSAGGHLASSAGTHYDAGNEMSEDPIDRHSSRPDAMVLCYPVITFDGEFAHVGSMHNLLGQTPDPELVTLLSNDQQITKDTPPTFLWHTADDAAVPVENSLLFAAALSRNKVPFDLHVYESGRHGIGLAEDHTEAYQWPETCANWLKKQNFA
- the pxpB gene encoding 5-oxoprolinase subunit PxpB; translated protein: MPKSMHSDRYNYQPLGDSALVIQLGTSIDVAQLERISRLAVHIENNRFTGFIELVTAYTTITIYYDSLLIYEQNLAGKAVRGALRAKIAETELPYDIVCQHIDRLLMSFEYENETSTHKTEEIINIPVCYSEQHGPDLAAVAAFHQLSQEAIIHLHTSRTYPVFMIGFAPGFPYLGGLDERLATPRKSQPRIRIPAGSVGIGGKQTGIYPFETPGGWNLIGRTPLDLFRPQDDPPSLLKAGNLVRFVAITEEQFEASMERKQIYGL
- a CDS encoding bifunctional metallophosphatase/5'-nucleotidase, with product MVHASSQNTCTISILETSDLHGSMLPIQYANNQANEVGLTKIAALIANERSLHQEVIVIDNGDLIQGTPLAYYHARLDNEPMDPMVLGLNYLDYDAAVVGNHEFNYGLEVLQKAVKESNFPWLCATILDDQSGEPFLGQPYIVKQLQSGVRVGILGLTTPYIPNWENPAHIEGLRFIDAIEAAQTWVKVLKEKEQVDVVVVSYHGGFERDLTTGEPTEPLTGENQGYQLCMEVEGIDVLLTGHQHRSIAGTKINGVIVVQPGTTGVTLGKVQLELSRKPDGSWQVDSKVSELLTVVGMEADQKLVKLVSSYEAKTQEWLDQPIGKLAGDMRVTDPMQIRLKDNALIEFINRVQMDLSGASISNTALFDNVSPGFPSDITMRDIVSNYIYPNTLKVIRISGQDIKDALEQSAEYFELTSTGDIQVSSKFKEPKPQHFNYDMWEGITYKLNISRPIGSRVVQLDFEGKALDLGASFDVVMNNYRAAGGGNYTMFQNKPVVKDIPTDVAELLAGYIMERGTIEATLNHNWEVIWD
- a CDS encoding YbjQ family protein, producing MIVATTEQIAGYEVTEVLGSTFGVVVRARGIGGDILASLKGLVGGEVTQYTQMVEDGRKQAMDRLVKNAAAMGADAIVMMRFDSGDIGQNMSEIVAYGTAVRTRRL
- a CDS encoding HD family phosphohydrolase, which encodes MNAITPFLLFYGAWFAGIVILFLLGYLIYDKRYKNSGSKTPEKPSNGFLSTPEVFIDPKDGYTYRVYYNPRSGDREYIREK